A part of Fimbriiglobus ruber genomic DNA contains:
- a CDS encoding DEAD/DEAH box helicase, whose protein sequence is MPDNDTPTEPGIGPGPTQTPTAGKYRPFAEARAFVRSLGLKSQREWSDYCKSGRRPVDIPTTPHTVYAEWVDLKDWLGSGKGSTKSFEEVQEYARSLGIRTFEEWKAHVKGGLPPGIPRNPQDTFRIKGFTTWRAFLDRKYLPFAEARALVRTWGLRTKREWKARTEQPDFPRTKIPSSPWDTYRADGWVSLDDWLGNENRWSRPQIRGFLDSLLPVVHDLSPAELLVILKRKGLFEGDFRKNSNRSILEDLIKLLNANDPAGVVQNLVDRLDQTVPPTDLSPTDTPTGDGEPPPLGEDTLNGGWVGEPEQPRDPDTVDGVADIVNDDQSVLDFLIENRVAGYWQRVLTGDPTFSVEDFRRHEGGTRSNLTRDRFLEEYDAAMSLLIPPTYAYQKVGRLAPPLPMQRLIAYRVLKQKCVGNWSGVGAGKTVSAILSALVVEAQLTVVLAFNSTLEMWEGEIKKVCPTAQVAVKSRGPFEFPGAGPAFVVMNYESFQQEWAKTEFVPHVTTAGRRLDMVIIDEIQTVRQRSGAEESARRGGVNHLLNEARARNENLRVLGMSATPVINDLHEARVTLEMITGRSFAHIPTRYSVANAITFHQQMIRHGLRLRPRYPVTVEEAVVTVDGRPVLDDLRALGRIRLGGIHALERVLLRAKLDAVRDRLRPGTLVYTQFIEGFVDELIGAAIGKGLSVGVFTGDDKSGLDRFRNRLKPDVPAADRCDVLIGSAPVGTGVDGLQEVGDRLIFASLPWTAAEYDQVIGRLKRHGARFERIEVFVPQVVLTDGNSNWSWDAYRFQCIRFKRTLADAVIDGTVPEGRLPTRDEMFRQSLATLQEWMDRVARD, encoded by the coding sequence GTGCCCGACAACGATACCCCGACCGAGCCCGGGATTGGCCCCGGACCAACACAGACCCCGACGGCCGGTAAATACCGCCCATTCGCCGAGGCCCGTGCCTTCGTCCGGTCGCTGGGTCTGAAGTCCCAGCGGGAGTGGTCCGATTACTGCAAGTCCGGACGGCGGCCCGTGGACATCCCAACGACACCGCACACGGTCTACGCGGAGTGGGTCGATCTGAAGGACTGGCTCGGGAGCGGGAAAGGCTCTACGAAAAGTTTCGAAGAGGTGCAGGAATACGCCCGGTCGCTCGGAATCCGCACCTTCGAGGAGTGGAAGGCACACGTGAAGGGCGGGCTCCCGCCTGGCATTCCGAGGAACCCCCAGGACACCTTCCGGATCAAGGGGTTTACGACATGGAGGGCATTTCTGGACCGTAAGTACCTCCCGTTCGCCGAGGCCCGTGCTCTGGTCCGCACGTGGGGTCTTCGCACCAAACGGGAGTGGAAGGCAAGGACCGAGCAGCCCGACTTCCCCAGAACGAAGATCCCAAGCTCCCCCTGGGACACGTACCGGGCCGACGGGTGGGTCAGTCTGGACGATTGGCTGGGGAACGAGAATCGCTGGTCCCGGCCGCAGATCCGGGGGTTTCTGGACTCGCTCCTGCCGGTCGTACACGACCTATCCCCGGCCGAGCTGCTCGTCATCCTGAAGCGGAAGGGCCTTTTCGAGGGCGACTTCCGGAAGAATTCCAACCGGTCCATTCTTGAAGATCTGATCAAGCTTCTCAACGCCAACGACCCCGCTGGAGTCGTCCAGAATCTCGTCGACCGACTCGACCAGACGGTGCCGCCTACCGATCTTTCACCAACCGACACCCCCACCGGAGATGGCGAGCCGCCCCCGTTAGGTGAAGACACCCTGAACGGTGGATGGGTAGGCGAGCCCGAACAGCCGCGGGATCCGGACACCGTCGACGGCGTTGCCGACATCGTGAACGACGACCAGAGCGTCCTCGACTTTCTGATCGAAAATCGCGTCGCCGGGTACTGGCAGCGGGTTCTGACCGGCGACCCGACCTTCTCGGTGGAAGACTTCCGCCGACACGAGGGGGGAACGCGGTCGAATCTGACTCGGGACCGGTTTCTTGAAGAGTACGACGCTGCGATGAGCCTCCTAATCCCGCCGACCTACGCCTACCAGAAGGTGGGCCGGCTCGCCCCTCCATTGCCGATGCAGCGGCTGATCGCGTACCGGGTTTTGAAGCAGAAGTGCGTCGGCAACTGGTCCGGAGTGGGAGCGGGAAAAACCGTCTCGGCCATCCTATCTGCCCTGGTCGTCGAAGCCCAACTCACCGTCGTCCTCGCGTTCAACTCGACCCTGGAGATGTGGGAGGGCGAAATCAAGAAGGTTTGCCCCACCGCTCAGGTCGCGGTAAAATCCCGGGGGCCGTTCGAGTTCCCCGGGGCCGGGCCGGCATTCGTGGTCATGAACTACGAGTCGTTCCAGCAGGAGTGGGCGAAGACGGAGTTTGTGCCCCACGTCACGACGGCGGGTCGTCGGCTCGACATGGTCATCATCGACGAGATCCAGACGGTCCGCCAGCGGAGCGGGGCCGAGGAGTCGGCCCGCCGCGGTGGCGTCAACCACCTCCTGAACGAGGCACGTGCGAGGAACGAGAACCTCCGGGTGCTCGGGATGTCGGCCACGCCGGTGATCAACGACCTCCACGAGGCCCGGGTGACGCTGGAAATGATCACCGGCAGGTCGTTCGCCCACATCCCCACACGGTATTCGGTCGCGAACGCCATCACCTTCCACCAGCAGATGATTCGCCACGGGTTGCGGCTCCGGCCGAGGTATCCTGTGACCGTCGAGGAGGCGGTGGTGACCGTGGACGGCCGGCCGGTCCTGGACGACCTGCGGGCTCTCGGCCGGATCAGACTGGGGGGCATCCACGCCCTGGAGCGGGTGTTGTTGCGGGCGAAGCTCGACGCAGTGCGGGACCGCCTCCGGCCCGGCACACTCGTCTACACGCAGTTCATCGAGGGTTTCGTCGATGAACTGATCGGTGCGGCCATCGGAAAGGGGCTGTCGGTCGGGGTGTTCACCGGCGACGACAAGAGCGGCCTCGACCGGTTCCGAAACCGGCTCAAGCCGGACGTCCCGGCCGCCGACCGCTGCGACGTGCTCATCGGCTCGGCCCCGGTCGGCACGGGTGTCGACGGACTCCAGGAGGTCGGAGACCGGCTCATCTTCGCGAGCCTACCATGGACCGCAGCCGAGTACGACCAGGTGATCGGACGGTTGAAGCGGCACGGGGCGAGGTTCGAGCGGATCGAGGTGTTCGTTCCCCAGGTGGTGCTTACGGACGGCAACTCGAACTGGTCCTGGGACGCTTACCGATTCCAGTGTATCCGGTTCAAGCGAACGCTGGCCGACGCCGTAATCGACGGTACCGTCCCGGAGGGCCGTCTCCCCACCCGGGACGAGATGTTCCGACAGTCCCTCGCGACACTTCAGGAGTGGATGGACCGCGTTGCACGGGACTGA
- a CDS encoding DUF932 domain-containing protein encodes MPANIATTNGKPAFAYFGESPWHKLGQKLDAPATAAEAIIAAGLDYEITLTDVATVDGLMVPRTKAVVRYDNQSVLGTVSDRYVPVQNRQAFGFLDAVVADGGLRYHTAGALGRGEKIFLLAKLPGEIRVKNTDDMVNKYLLLSNAHDGSAALRVLFTPVRVVCQNTLSMALRQGQGDGVSIRHNGNLTAKIAAAQRVLGLATKFYDDAQSKIDRLASVYPTQAQLDTYFKVLYPDPEDASDNGRAKETRERLHGLFEGGIGHDMPGIKNTFWCAYNAVTELLDHRTYRGRNEQERASNRLQSIWWGTAAKIKEQAWEAALDLAV; translated from the coding sequence ATGCCTGCAAACATCGCCACGACCAACGGCAAACCCGCTTTCGCCTACTTCGGCGAGAGCCCCTGGCACAAGCTCGGTCAGAAGCTCGATGCCCCGGCCACTGCCGCGGAGGCCATCATCGCCGCCGGTCTCGACTACGAGATCACCCTCACCGATGTCGCCACCGTCGACGGCCTGATGGTCCCGCGGACCAAAGCCGTCGTCCGGTACGACAACCAGAGTGTCCTCGGGACGGTCAGTGACCGATACGTCCCGGTCCAGAACCGCCAAGCGTTCGGGTTCCTGGACGCGGTCGTTGCCGACGGTGGCCTCCGGTACCACACCGCTGGTGCCCTCGGCCGGGGGGAGAAGATTTTCCTCCTCGCTAAATTGCCGGGCGAGATCCGTGTCAAAAACACCGATGACATGGTGAACAAGTACCTGCTGCTATCCAACGCTCACGACGGTTCTGCCGCCCTCCGAGTGCTGTTTACCCCGGTCCGAGTCGTTTGCCAGAACACGCTGTCGATGGCGTTGCGACAGGGGCAGGGGGATGGTGTCAGCATCCGGCACAACGGCAACTTGACTGCAAAGATTGCGGCAGCCCAGCGAGTGCTCGGGCTGGCGACCAAGTTCTACGACGATGCCCAGTCGAAGATCGACCGGCTCGCCTCGGTCTACCCGACTCAGGCCCAGCTCGACACCTACTTCAAGGTGCTCTACCCCGATCCCGAAGACGCCTCGGACAATGGGCGGGCGAAGGAAACTCGGGAGCGGCTCCACGGACTGTTTGAAGGCGGCATCGGGCACGACATGCCCGGGATCAAGAACACGTTCTGGTGTGCGTACAACGCGGTGACCGAGTTGCTCGACCACCGCACCTACCGGGGCCGGAACGAGCAGGAGCGAGCCAGCAACCGGCTTCAGAGCATCTGGTGGGGGACCGCTGCCAAAATCAAAGAGCAGGCCTGGGAGGCCGCCCTCGATCTGGCGGTGTGA
- a CDS encoding DUF6932 family protein: protein MVPDFAEDDNLPPGVHPAEWDELVARFGWNPRRLQLLAGLKRALVPLRSAGCRQLYLDGSFVTAKEIPGDYDAAWNPIGVNLLMLRLVEPVFFDFRNKRAAQKAKYGGEFFPSTGDADGCGKTFFDFFQQDKSTGLPKGIVVITP from the coding sequence ATGGTCCCGGATTTTGCCGAAGACGACAACCTCCCGCCGGGTGTCCACCCCGCCGAGTGGGACGAACTGGTGGCTCGCTTCGGGTGGAACCCGCGGCGGCTTCAGTTGCTCGCGGGCCTGAAGCGGGCTCTGGTCCCCCTCCGCTCAGCGGGCTGTCGGCAGCTCTACCTCGACGGCAGCTTCGTGACGGCGAAGGAGATTCCCGGCGACTACGACGCGGCGTGGAATCCGATCGGCGTCAACCTGCTGATGCTCCGGTTGGTCGAGCCGGTTTTTTTCGACTTCCGGAACAAGCGGGCGGCCCAGAAGGCCAAGTACGGCGGGGAGTTCTTCCCTTCGACCGGCGACGCCGACGGATGCGGGAAGACCTTCTTCGACTTCTTTCAACAGGACAAGAGCACCGGACTCCCCAAAGGGATCGTGGTCATCACCCCCTGA
- a CDS encoding helix-turn-helix domain-containing protein → MIKNDRQYQATKLQADKFAVALRQAEEREYSDSLLADLERDALRSQLDDLRAELAEYDRLRSGQVKEIQVDTVDRIPQALISARIAAGLSQKELAERLGLKEQQIQRYEVTDYASAGLSRILEVMRALGGGVRLTMTVPTAVPSGGDFLKRLAKAGVSKELVTRRLLDPETATKLESADRGESETAVLRAASTVSRVYGWPTDLLFGNAPLAISPEVAGLARFKMPSRASESHLGGYVIYAHHLAGLALKAAPTLAPTIVPTEAGAFAKALLSRHGSMTFETALRYAWDLGVVVLPLRDSGAFHGACWRVAGRNVVVLKQRTASLARWLIDLLHELFHAGQEPDKAEREVIEAAETSTDRRESDEEQAAVQFSGDVALGGRAEELADLCVREAGGRVERLKVAVPAVAARERVAVDVLANYMAFRLSLQGVNWWGAATNLQPAGQNPWAVARDWLLQRLTLDALDPAERDLLLLALTTEEES, encoded by the coding sequence ATGATCAAGAACGACCGACAGTATCAGGCGACCAAGCTCCAGGCGGATAAGTTCGCCGTCGCCCTCCGCCAGGCCGAGGAACGCGAGTACTCCGATTCCCTGCTCGCTGACCTTGAGCGGGACGCCCTCCGCAGTCAGCTCGATGACCTGCGGGCCGAGCTTGCGGAGTACGACCGCCTCCGGTCCGGCCAGGTGAAGGAAATCCAGGTGGACACGGTCGACCGCATCCCGCAGGCGTTGATCAGTGCCCGCATTGCCGCCGGCCTGAGCCAGAAGGAGTTGGCCGAGCGACTCGGGCTCAAGGAGCAGCAAATCCAGCGTTACGAGGTGACAGACTACGCATCAGCCGGCCTGTCCCGCATCCTCGAAGTGATGCGAGCGTTGGGGGGCGGGGTCCGGCTGACGATGACCGTGCCCACGGCTGTCCCGAGCGGCGGGGACTTTCTAAAGCGTCTGGCCAAGGCCGGGGTGAGCAAGGAGTTGGTCACCCGCCGTCTCCTCGATCCCGAAACCGCCACGAAGCTGGAATCCGCGGACCGGGGGGAGAGCGAGACTGCTGTTCTTCGGGCGGCCTCCACCGTCAGCAGGGTGTACGGCTGGCCTACCGACTTGTTGTTCGGCAACGCCCCACTGGCGATCTCGCCGGAGGTGGCCGGACTCGCCCGGTTCAAGATGCCGTCCCGGGCGAGTGAATCCCACCTGGGCGGGTACGTCATCTACGCCCACCACCTCGCGGGGCTGGCCCTTAAGGCCGCCCCCACGCTGGCACCGACGATCGTGCCCACGGAGGCCGGGGCGTTCGCGAAGGCGTTGCTGTCCCGGCACGGGTCGATGACGTTCGAAACGGCCCTTCGCTACGCGTGGGACCTGGGGGTGGTGGTCCTACCCCTGAGGGACAGCGGTGCGTTCCACGGGGCCTGCTGGCGGGTTGCCGGCCGCAACGTCGTCGTCCTCAAACAGCGGACCGCGTCCCTTGCCCGGTGGCTGATCGACCTCCTGCACGAGCTCTTCCATGCTGGGCAGGAGCCTGACAAAGCCGAGCGGGAGGTGATCGAGGCCGCGGAGACCTCGACCGACCGCCGCGAGTCCGATGAGGAACAGGCCGCCGTCCAGTTCTCCGGGGACGTCGCGTTGGGCGGCCGGGCGGAAGAGCTGGCCGACCTGTGCGTCCGGGAAGCGGGCGGGCGGGTCGAACGCCTCAAGGTCGCCGTCCCCGCGGTCGCCGCCCGCGAGCGGGTCGCCGTGGACGTGCTCGCCAACTACATGGCGTTTCGCCTGTCGCTCCAGGGGGTCAACTGGTGGGGGGCGGCGACGAACCTCCAGCCGGCGGGCCAGAACCCCTGGGCCGTCGCCCGCGACTGGCTTCTTCAACGCCTGACCCTGGACGCCCTGGACCCGGCCGAACGCGACCTTCTGCTCCTAGCCCTGACCACCGAGGAGGAATCATGA
- a CDS encoding DUF4186 family protein produces MSEQTAAGKPALKPLAIKCTSSKCEDGLHCFKATRKLKASGDEGACRSCGVKLVDWPRIRQLDPADAAHTLTAMRLELIRHHFWHVAIDEDAVVKARRKGKTGLEAAVPKRIRQSVGKEKPFRDGQQTPFVGNVIYYAQHATASCCRTCMEYWHGIPKGRALTDAEVEYLSRLAMLFITERLPDLPQEGERATRKYGEKSQSLAAGGRDAAHTD; encoded by the coding sequence ATGAGCGAACAAACGGCCGCCGGTAAACCGGCCTTGAAGCCCCTAGCCATCAAATGCACGAGTTCGAAGTGCGAGGATGGGCTGCACTGCTTCAAGGCCACTAGGAAGTTGAAGGCATCCGGCGACGAGGGGGCGTGCCGGTCGTGCGGGGTCAAGCTGGTGGACTGGCCACGGATCCGCCAGCTTGATCCCGCGGACGCCGCCCACACGTTGACCGCGATGCGACTCGAGCTGATCCGGCACCACTTCTGGCACGTCGCGATCGACGAGGATGCGGTGGTCAAGGCCCGGCGGAAGGGGAAGACTGGGCTCGAGGCCGCAGTCCCCAAGCGGATCCGCCAGTCCGTGGGCAAGGAGAAGCCCTTCCGGGACGGCCAGCAGACGCCGTTCGTCGGGAACGTCATCTACTACGCCCAGCACGCCACCGCGTCATGTTGCCGGACGTGCATGGAGTACTGGCACGGGATCCCGAAGGGCCGTGCCCTGACCGACGCAGAGGTCGAGTACCTGTCGCGGCTGGCCATGCTGTTCATCACGGAGCGGCTGCCGGACCTGCCCCAAGAGGGCGAGCGTGCGACTCGGAAGTACGGGGAGAAGTCGCAGAGCCTCGCGGCGGGAGGGCGTGATGCCGCTCACACTGATTGA
- a CDS encoding AAA family ATPase yields MVAPSVIGVAGRVGSGKSSLATLLSEQSGWAVVRFSDYLKHLAGERGIIPDRESLQRLGVECIEAGWGQFCTAVLEFAGWRPGDSVIVEGIRHPEAVGALNAVVAPGRVFLVFLAADDVVIQARIRIRDGSGVELQKIESHPSDGGVGERLHAVTDIVLDANRPLPALAGEVWRWHGVRTRYRCELPRFLHVVAGQRQSSNTTVVA; encoded by the coding sequence ATGGTTGCTCCTTCGGTGATCGGCGTCGCCGGCCGTGTCGGTAGCGGGAAGTCGTCGCTGGCGACGCTGCTGAGCGAACAGTCGGGGTGGGCGGTGGTCCGCTTCAGTGACTACCTGAAGCACCTCGCGGGTGAGCGTGGGATTATCCCGGATCGGGAGTCTCTCCAGCGGCTCGGGGTTGAGTGCATCGAGGCCGGATGGGGCCAGTTCTGCACGGCCGTGCTGGAGTTCGCCGGTTGGCGTCCCGGTGACAGCGTGATCGTCGAAGGGATCCGGCACCCCGAGGCGGTCGGGGCGTTGAACGCCGTGGTCGCCCCCGGTCGGGTGTTCTTGGTCTTCCTTGCCGCGGACGACGTGGTGATCCAGGCGAGGATCCGGATTCGCGACGGGTCCGGGGTTGAGCTGCAGAAGATCGAGAGTCACCCGTCGGACGGTGGCGTCGGCGAGCGGCTTCACGCGGTCACCGACATCGTGCTCGACGCCAACCGGCCCCTACCTGCACTGGCCGGTGAGGTGTGGCGGTGGCACGGGGTCCGCACGAGGTATCGTTGCGAGTTACCACGATTTCTCCATGTAGTTGCAGGGCAACGGCAGTCGTCCAACACAACAGTGGTGGCGTAA
- a CDS encoding restriction endonuclease subunit S: MKARICDIAEVQIGYQHRDKIGAAEVGSHQIIQPKDVVEPGDRFSEAFEPAAGIWTGSLYMVTPKGDPDRYLVSPGDVLFTARGSRNFAIPIDARSVRPPVQDWGKVIAGSFFFILRPRTERVSPGYLAWAINQPPVQRQLDDAAHGSHMKLIPKRMFEEIEIDLPPLTVQEIIVKVSELSEQERRLTTLIQTKRAELVRFASLAAARQG, translated from the coding sequence ATGAAAGCTCGAATATGCGACATCGCGGAGGTGCAGATCGGGTATCAGCACCGGGACAAGATCGGGGCCGCCGAGGTGGGGTCACACCAGATCATCCAGCCGAAAGACGTGGTCGAGCCTGGGGACCGGTTTTCGGAGGCCTTCGAACCGGCCGCGGGGATCTGGACGGGTAGCCTCTACATGGTGACGCCGAAGGGAGATCCGGACCGGTACCTGGTCAGTCCGGGGGACGTGTTGTTCACCGCCCGGGGGAGTCGGAACTTCGCCATTCCCATCGACGCCAGGAGCGTTCGGCCGCCAGTGCAGGACTGGGGGAAGGTGATCGCGGGCTCGTTCTTCTTCATCCTACGGCCCAGGACGGAGCGGGTGTCGCCAGGGTACCTCGCCTGGGCGATCAACCAGCCCCCGGTGCAGCGGCAGTTGGACGACGCGGCCCACGGCAGCCATATGAAGCTGATCCCGAAGAGGATGTTCGAGGAGATCGAGATCGACCTCCCTCCACTGACTGTGCAAGAAATCATCGTCAAGGTGAGCGAACTGTCCGAGCAGGAACGCCGCCTGACGACATTGATCCAAACCAAGCGGGCCGAATTAGTCCGATTCGCCAGCCTGGCCGCAGCCCGCCAGGGTTAA
- a CDS encoding type I restriction-modification system subunit M, giving the protein MPSEISQDEINAIVWKACDTFRGAVDPSEYKNYILTMLFLKYLSDLWKDKRREYEEKYKGDAERVKRALGRERFVLPDECDFDHLYAQRDAANIGEIINIALEKIEDANKAKLENVFRNIDFNSEPALGQTRERNRRLKHLLDDFNDPRLDLRPSRIGNRDVIGDVYEYLIGQFAAGAGKKAGEFYTPPEVSTLLAKLVDPKPGDRICDPACGSGSLLIRVAKEVHDEKGNPSKNFSLFGQESNGSTWALCRMNMFLHEQDGARVEWCDTITNPKLIEDDQLMKFNVVVANPPFSLDKWGADTAAADKFERFFRGIPPKSKGDYAFITHMIEIALADEGRVGVIVPHGVLFRGGSEGLIRQKLIEENFLEAVIGLPANLFFGTGIPAAILIFKKGKKTTDVLFIDASREYADEKKQTRLRPEDIAKIVATYQKFKSVPKYAHRAKRSEIEENEFNLNIPRYVDTSEPEEVIDVVKLQAEIDGLESQLAQTRAEMQKYLAELGVK; this is encoded by the coding sequence ATGCCGAGCGAAATTAGCCAGGACGAGATCAACGCCATCGTGTGGAAGGCGTGCGACACCTTCCGCGGGGCCGTCGATCCGTCCGAGTACAAGAACTACATCCTCACGATGCTGTTCCTGAAGTACCTCAGCGACCTGTGGAAGGACAAGCGGCGGGAGTACGAGGAGAAGTACAAGGGGGACGCCGAGCGGGTGAAGCGGGCGTTGGGCCGCGAGCGGTTCGTGCTCCCGGACGAGTGCGACTTCGACCACCTCTACGCCCAGCGGGACGCCGCCAACATCGGCGAGATCATCAACATCGCGTTGGAGAAGATCGAGGACGCCAACAAGGCCAAGCTCGAGAACGTGTTCCGCAACATCGACTTCAACTCCGAGCCGGCCCTCGGGCAGACACGGGAGCGGAACCGGCGGCTGAAACACCTGCTGGACGACTTCAACGATCCCCGGCTCGATCTGCGGCCTTCCCGCATCGGCAACCGGGACGTGATCGGCGACGTGTACGAGTACCTCATCGGCCAGTTCGCCGCCGGGGCGGGCAAGAAGGCCGGGGAGTTCTACACCCCGCCGGAGGTATCCACCCTGCTGGCCAAACTGGTGGATCCCAAGCCGGGAGACCGCATCTGCGACCCGGCCTGCGGCTCCGGCTCGTTGCTCATCCGCGTGGCCAAGGAGGTGCACGACGAGAAGGGCAACCCGAGCAAGAACTTCTCCCTCTTCGGCCAGGAGTCGAACGGAAGCACTTGGGCCTTGTGCCGAATGAACATGTTCCTGCACGAGCAGGACGGGGCACGGGTCGAGTGGTGCGACACCATCACCAACCCGAAGTTAATCGAAGACGACCAGTTGATGAAGTTCAACGTCGTGGTGGCCAATCCCCCGTTCTCACTCGACAAGTGGGGGGCTGACACGGCAGCGGCTGACAAATTCGAGCGGTTCTTTCGTGGTATTCCGCCAAAGAGCAAGGGGGATTACGCCTTCATCACCCACATGATCGAGATCGCCCTGGCCGACGAGGGGCGGGTGGGGGTGATCGTTCCGCACGGCGTCCTGTTCCGGGGCGGCTCGGAAGGGCTGATCCGTCAGAAGCTGATCGAAGAAAACTTCCTGGAGGCGGTCATCGGCCTGCCGGCGAATCTGTTCTTCGGCACCGGCATTCCGGCGGCCATCCTGATCTTCAAAAAGGGAAAGAAGACAACGGACGTTCTCTTCATTGACGCGAGCCGCGAGTATGCGGACGAGAAGAAACAGACCCGGCTGCGGCCCGAGGACATCGCGAAGATCGTGGCCACCTACCAGAAGTTCAAGAGCGTGCCGAAGTACGCCCACCGGGCGAAGCGGAGCGAGATCGAGGAGAACGAGTTCAACCTGAACATTCCCCGCTATGTGGACACTTCGGAACCGGAGGAAGTGATCGACGTCGTGAAGCTGCAAGCGGAGATCGACGGGCTGGAGTCGCAGTTGGCCCAGACGCGGGCGGAGATGCAGAAGTACCTCGCAGAACTCGGGGTGAAGTAA
- a CDS encoding restriction endonuclease subunit S, producing the protein MVPLSTIISELESGVSVNSEDVPAGDSERGVLKVSCVSDGHFYAQENKRVIPSELHRLICSVRRGDLLVTRANTFDLIGASGLVDRDYPNLFLPDKVWRVVLKEGGGDSINWLKHVLNSPQVRAELKKRATGTSGSMKNIPQSSFLAINVFRPPVDEQVWIACVLDVWDRGVRQLTDLISAKLCFKQGLMQHLLTGQRRFQGHVKKKGVQASPAGTIPVDWTLGRLSDVTEEVRRRNDTGVTRVLTASGNHGLIDQQDYFNRSVAGKSLESYFLLKRGEFAYNRSLMKGYPYGATKRLEDYEEGVVSTLYLCFRITSPECNSNWLTHVFEAGVLNSQLRGIAKMGARAHGLLNVAASEFFNMVLPVPSPEEQAAISRVLDAADSEIALLEKELEALKQQKKGLMQKLLTGQVRVPLSKGVA; encoded by the coding sequence ATGGTTCCGCTCTCAACGATCATTTCGGAACTGGAATCGGGCGTCAGTGTCAACAGCGAGGATGTTCCTGCTGGCGATTCTGAACGTGGCGTACTCAAAGTGAGCTGCGTTTCCGACGGCCATTTCTATGCACAGGAGAACAAGCGGGTCATCCCAAGCGAACTCCATCGCCTTATCTGCTCGGTACGTCGAGGTGATTTGCTAGTCACGCGGGCCAATACCTTCGACTTGATCGGGGCGTCTGGCCTAGTGGACCGAGACTACCCGAACCTGTTCTTGCCAGACAAGGTGTGGCGTGTCGTGCTCAAGGAGGGCGGTGGGGATTCCATCAACTGGCTAAAGCATGTGCTTAATTCACCCCAGGTACGGGCTGAGCTCAAGAAGCGAGCAACTGGGACGAGCGGGAGCATGAAGAACATCCCGCAATCGTCATTCTTGGCGATCAACGTCTTTCGGCCTCCTGTGGACGAACAGGTCTGGATTGCTTGCGTGCTCGACGTGTGGGATCGCGGCGTCCGGCAGCTCACCGACCTAATCTCTGCGAAGCTCTGTTTCAAGCAAGGGCTGATGCAGCACCTGCTGACCGGCCAGCGACGGTTCCAGGGGCATGTGAAGAAGAAAGGCGTGCAAGCGTCACCGGCGGGAACCATTCCCGTGGACTGGACGCTGGGCCGGCTCTCGGATGTTACCGAAGAAGTCCGCCGGAGAAACGACACGGGCGTGACCCGCGTCCTCACTGCCTCGGGGAACCACGGCCTCATCGATCAGCAGGACTACTTCAACCGCTCCGTCGCTGGGAAATCCCTGGAAAGTTACTTCCTGCTCAAACGGGGCGAGTTCGCATACAACCGCAGCCTGATGAAGGGGTATCCGTACGGGGCCACCAAACGGCTCGAAGATTACGAGGAAGGAGTCGTTTCGACGCTGTACCTCTGTTTCCGGATCACCTCGCCTGAGTGCAACTCGAATTGGCTGACCCACGTGTTCGAAGCCGGCGTCCTGAACTCTCAACTTCGTGGGATCGCCAAAATGGGAGCCAGAGCCCACGGGCTGCTGAACGTGGCCGCATCGGAATTCTTCAACATGGTTCTGCCGGTGCCGTCGCCGGAGGAACAGGCCGCCATATCCAGGGTGCTGGATGCCGCAGACTCCGAAATCGCACTACTTGAGAAAGAACTCGAAGCCCTCAAGCAGCAGAAGAAGGGGCTGATGCAGAAGCTGTTGACCGGGCAGGTGCGGGTGCCGCTATCAAAGGGCGTGGCATGA